One Paenibacillus riograndensis SBR5 DNA segment encodes these proteins:
- a CDS encoding diguanylate cyclase domain-containing protein, whose translation MRRNRSSLFSDLAFLVFLVLNFICIVFIAGSPDHYIQNIIILNIAFLLALVTYFTTVTAGLVLNLAFIFGYGFFVLYQTVSEGGTIGVNTYFWLIMTPLLTVVIWVFTSRTRELQAENELLEKKTANLAAVDENTDLRNIISFQKDASLFTGISTRYSIPLTLLVVKVKYWSEIRRLIPEEQLSEAIYDVSQLSQSSIRTNDALYLLDKEEATWGLLLFTDREGAKIVIERIKFKLQELNDTEFSAKYKVNLGLKIGAVQYEAETIENPFDFILQAKKQLEYDV comes from the coding sequence GTGAGACGTAACCGCAGCAGCCTTTTTTCCGATCTCGCTTTTCTGGTGTTCCTGGTGCTGAACTTCATATGTATCGTCTTTATCGCAGGTTCGCCCGATCATTACATCCAGAACATTATTATTTTAAATATTGCTTTTCTGCTGGCGCTGGTTACCTATTTCACTACCGTGACTGCGGGGCTGGTGCTGAATCTGGCGTTTATTTTCGGTTACGGCTTCTTCGTCCTCTACCAGACGGTGTCGGAGGGCGGGACTATCGGCGTCAATACTTACTTCTGGCTGATTATGACTCCGCTGCTTACAGTAGTAATCTGGGTGTTTACATCCAGAACCCGGGAGCTTCAGGCCGAGAATGAGCTGCTGGAGAAAAAAACGGCGAACCTCGCCGCCGTCGACGAGAACACCGATCTGCGGAACATCATTTCTTTTCAGAAGGATGCCAGCTTGTTCACGGGAATCTCTACACGCTACAGCATTCCGCTGACCCTCCTGGTGGTCAAAGTAAAATACTGGAGTGAAATCCGCCGTCTGATCCCGGAGGAGCAACTGTCCGAGGCGATCTACGATGTGTCGCAGCTCAGCCAGTCCAGTATCCGGACCAATGACGCGCTGTATCTGCTGGACAAGGAGGAAGCTACTTGGGGGCTGCTGCTGTTCACGGACCGCGAGGGGGCCAAGATTGTCATTGAGCGGATCAAATTCAAGCTGCAGGAATTGAATGACACCGAGTTCTCGGCCAAATACAAGGTGAATCTGGGGCTGAAAATCGGGGCTGTACAATATGAGGCGGAAACGATAGAGAACCCGTTCGATTTCATATTGCAGGCCAAGAAGCAGTTGGAATACGACGTGTAG
- a CDS encoding cellulose biosynthesis cyclic di-GMP-binding regulatory protein BcsB translates to MNKKQIMMWALCLSLFLIPLQAASAAAAVPGDGRLTYETMFTGSDSSLTGTSSQQQQYFTVMDYWNVQDLKVNLHFQVSQITEDQISSVTLSLNGSPFYSFRPSLQNNGEQSVTIPAPKSFLKQGVNTLSIQGYLRTAAENNQVCYVDNTPDNWLHLFNTSSVAVAYMPKVLDGGISDFSERFSGMDYVKRGQSLLSVPDHASGSELEAATYALSGFAKANTLADQTLPLLPYTEEAVRDRGLVVLLALADRVPGGLKQQLDASVDLEEHALIQLLDKDSRPTLVVTSKDESLLIKAGRLLANRQLVSQISSDKKVIDDATDVSSPALAISSNVTFTETGDKLTGPNHQEQTYFITLPSNRSIADSGKISLDFRYAENLDFGRSLVTVSINDTPIGSKRLTKELANGDILNLAIPQSLNISGNFSVTVAFDLEMNNAICTPNTGEMPWAYISKETAMQLNTKDRTDLLFNNYPYPFLRDEIYNHVAVVLPQKMDNYTYRSLANIFNLLGQYAGGNTGDVHYYTDAVSAENLKNNNIIAIGSYKDNKVIRDNNDKLYFRYSKDGSTILSNEKISIDEQYGAEIGTLQLLESPYENGRGFMAVTGVSTEDMYLVSKLIASDKDKWKVYGDGVTADKDGNVSAYRFKTITGAGKDSVISQITERSEVLGFVVAVVLAVTLVLVSLLLLFRKHMKKRGDKRET, encoded by the coding sequence ATGAACAAAAAACAGATCATGATGTGGGCGCTCTGCCTCTCCCTTTTCCTGATCCCGCTCCAGGCGGCTTCCGCAGCAGCGGCGGTCCCGGGCGACGGAAGGCTGACGTACGAGACAATGTTTACCGGCAGCGACAGTTCACTTACGGGAACAAGCTCGCAGCAGCAGCAGTATTTCACAGTAATGGATTACTGGAATGTGCAGGACCTTAAGGTCAATCTGCATTTTCAGGTTTCGCAAATCACCGAAGACCAGATTTCCAGTGTCACACTGTCCCTGAACGGCAGTCCTTTCTACTCCTTCAGGCCTTCTTTGCAAAACAACGGGGAGCAGAGTGTGACCATTCCGGCACCAAAGAGCTTTTTGAAGCAAGGAGTGAATACGTTAAGCATTCAGGGCTACCTGCGGACAGCCGCAGAGAATAACCAGGTCTGCTACGTGGACAACACACCGGATAATTGGCTGCATCTGTTCAACACCTCCAGTGTTGCGGTAGCCTATATGCCCAAAGTCCTGGATGGGGGAATCAGCGATTTCAGCGAGCGGTTCTCCGGAATGGATTATGTAAAAAGAGGCCAAAGCCTCCTGAGTGTGCCCGACCATGCCAGCGGTTCTGAACTGGAGGCGGCTACCTATGCCTTATCGGGCTTCGCCAAGGCCAATACCTTAGCTGACCAAACGCTTCCGCTGCTGCCTTACACTGAAGAAGCCGTCAGGGACAGGGGGCTTGTGGTGCTGCTGGCCCTGGCGGACCGTGTACCGGGTGGGCTGAAGCAGCAGCTCGATGCTTCCGTAGACCTGGAAGAGCATGCCCTTATCCAATTGCTGGACAAGGATAGCCGGCCTACGCTGGTCGTCACTTCCAAAGATGAGAGCCTGCTGATCAAGGCCGGACGGCTGCTCGCGAACCGTCAGCTGGTCAGCCAGATCAGCAGCGACAAGAAGGTCATCGATGATGCCACCGATGTGTCATCACCGGCTTTGGCCATCAGCTCCAATGTGACCTTTACCGAAACCGGAGATAAGCTGACCGGTCCGAACCATCAGGAACAGACCTACTTCATCACGCTGCCTTCGAATCGTTCGATTGCCGATTCCGGCAAAATCAGCCTTGATTTCCGCTATGCGGAGAATCTGGACTTCGGCCGCTCGCTGGTGACGGTAAGCATCAACGATACACCGATCGGCAGCAAGAGGCTGACCAAGGAGCTGGCAAACGGCGATATACTGAATCTGGCGATTCCGCAGAGCCTGAATATCTCCGGCAACTTTTCGGTGACCGTGGCATTTGATCTGGAAATGAACAATGCCATCTGCACCCCGAATACGGGGGAAATGCCCTGGGCCTACATCAGCAAGGAAACTGCGATGCAATTGAACACCAAGGACCGCACGGATTTGCTGTTCAACAATTATCCGTATCCGTTCCTGCGGGATGAGATCTACAACCATGTGGCGGTGGTGCTTCCGCAGAAAATGGACAACTACACGTACCGGAGCCTGGCGAATATTTTCAACCTGTTGGGTCAATATGCAGGCGGCAATACAGGGGATGTCCACTATTACACGGATGCTGTCAGTGCAGAGAATCTGAAGAACAACAATATAATCGCCATCGGCTCCTATAAAGACAACAAGGTGATCCGTGACAACAATGACAAGCTGTATTTCCGGTACAGCAAGGATGGGTCCACGATTCTCTCCAATGAGAAGATCAGCATCGATGAACAGTACGGGGCGGAGATCGGTACGCTGCAGCTGCTGGAATCCCCGTATGAGAACGGGCGGGGCTTCATGGCAGTAACCGGAGTCAGCACGGAGGATATGTATCTTGTCTCTAAGCTGATCGCGAGCGATAAGGACAAATGGAAGGTATATGGCGACGGGGTGACCGCCGACAAGGACGGCAACGTCAGCGCATACCGCTTCAAAACGATTACAGGAGCCGGCAAGGACTCTGTGATTTCGCAAATCACGGAACGCAGCGAGGTGCTGGGCTTCGTGGTGGCGGTTGTGCTTGCGGTCACGCTGGTGCTTGTCTCGCTGCTTCTGCTGTTCCGCAAACATATGAAGAAACGGGGGGATAAGCGTGAGACGTAA
- a CDS encoding glycosyltransferase family 2 protein: protein MTISDVLMVIAVICIWSLLLVNVALIIAGYLYYIKTENEDVPEIKGEYPFVTIMVPAHNEGVVISKTVESLLALDYPHDRYEIIVINDNSSDNSAELLGRIQSRQPERNLIIINTDAVTGGKGKSNALNIGFTRSRGELIAIYDADNTPERTALRYLVAEIMNDATLGAVIGKFRTRNRDASLLTRFINIETLSFQWMAQAGRWKLFKLCTIPGTNFIMRRSIVESIGGWDVKAIAEDTEISFRIYMMGYRIKFQPKSVTWEQEPQTVKVWFKQRTRWAKGNIYVIVKNIPLLFDRSAAKIRFDILYYLSIYFLLLISLVTSDLLLVLHAMGYVHTTIAGLSSFLWLLAIILFVVGIFVTLTTEKGEMSLSNLWIILLMYVSYCQLWMVVAAYGLYNYLKDVIFKREAKWYKTERY, encoded by the coding sequence ATGACGATCTCAGATGTGCTGATGGTGATTGCGGTGATCTGCATCTGGTCCCTGCTGCTGGTCAACGTGGCTCTGATTATAGCGGGCTATCTCTATTATATTAAAACCGAAAATGAGGATGTCCCGGAGATTAAGGGCGAGTATCCGTTTGTTACGATTATGGTGCCTGCACACAATGAGGGCGTTGTGATCAGCAAAACCGTCGAATCCCTGCTGGCGCTGGATTACCCGCATGACCGGTACGAGATTATTGTGATCAATGACAACTCCTCCGACAACAGCGCTGAGCTGCTGGGCCGCATTCAGAGCCGCCAGCCGGAGCGCAATCTGATTATCATCAACACGGATGCGGTCACGGGAGGCAAAGGAAAGTCCAATGCGCTGAACATCGGCTTCACCCGCAGCCGGGGAGAATTGATTGCAATCTATGATGCGGACAATACGCCGGAGCGGACCGCGCTGAGGTATCTGGTCGCCGAGATCATGAATGATGCCACGCTCGGTGCGGTGATCGGCAAGTTCCGGACCCGCAACCGTGATGCGAGCCTGCTCACCCGGTTTATTAATATTGAGACGCTGTCGTTTCAATGGATGGCCCAGGCCGGGCGCTGGAAGCTGTTCAAGCTGTGCACGATCCCCGGCACCAACTTCATTATGCGCAGGTCGATTGTGGAGAGCATCGGCGGCTGGGATGTCAAAGCGATCGCTGAAGACACTGAGATCAGTTTCCGCATTTACATGATGGGCTACCGGATCAAATTCCAGCCGAAATCCGTCACCTGGGAGCAGGAGCCGCAGACCGTGAAGGTCTGGTTCAAACAGCGAACGCGCTGGGCCAAGGGGAATATCTATGTCATTGTCAAAAACATTCCGCTGCTGTTCGACCGCTCGGCGGCCAAAATCCGCTTCGATATCCTGTACTATCTGTCCATCTACTTCCTGCTGCTGATCTCGCTGGTCACCTCGGACCTGCTGCTTGTGCTGCATGCGATGGGCTATGTGCATACGACCATTGCCGGACTCAGCAGCTTCTTGTGGCTGCTTGCGATCATCCTGTTTGTAGTGGGCATCTTCGTCACGCTGACGACAGAAAAGGGCGAGATGAGCCTGTCCAATCTCTGGATCATTCTGCTGATGTATGTATCCTACTGCCAGCTGTGGATGGTCGTTGCCGCTTACGGGCTATACAACTATCTCAAAGACGTCATCTTCAAACGGGAAGCCAAATGGTACAAGACGGAACGCTACTAG
- the wsfD gene encoding glycan biosynthesis hexose transferase WsfD: MIEDNLVKTTLRQRIMPAGLRVSPAFAAAFGVLLVTVIALFTAPYIGMADNGDFFRNIYSNGLYFNLPDYDSKYFGYFVKHFGIYQYYNENGATLDSSQSLFIKLSMGLNKLVFSSTVFDIRFQAAIYTVLYVAAIYLLIEAVTCKMSRKQGMIIAVIAILVFGDTGYTAYFNSFYSESVVMIMMIFVFASWLLLYRKRYNDYALLGLFVLSSIILTTSKQQNAPVGMIIAVLGISLVWIRRDRLFRSLTLVSMALLMLAGIATYLNISKEFVNINQYHAMTRGVLKESSNPETTLKSFGIDEQYAILKGSIYYEQYGTVDVNSPMLEKDFYSRYGFGSILKYYATNPGQLGSILNVAARSAFSIKPAAMGNYEESEGKAFRAQSHFFTAYSLLKQKLAPKTFGFILLWMALVIGLYMPSCVKAVKARNMRAFQRMVLILASMGVGLSGIFVSIIGAGDADISKHEFLFTLCFDLVTFMLAADVIGRRVSAGRHPAARKAGQYPEVQKGVSA; the protein is encoded by the coding sequence ACTGCTGGTTACGGTTATTGCTTTGTTTACGGCTCCCTACATAGGAATGGCCGACAACGGCGACTTTTTCCGCAACATTTATAGCAATGGCCTCTATTTCAACCTGCCTGACTATGACAGCAAGTATTTTGGCTATTTCGTGAAGCATTTTGGAATCTATCAGTACTATAACGAGAATGGCGCGACCCTGGATTCCTCCCAGTCTTTGTTCATCAAGCTGTCTATGGGTCTGAATAAGCTGGTCTTCAGCAGCACCGTGTTTGACATCCGTTTTCAGGCAGCCATTTACACGGTGCTTTATGTTGCTGCCATTTATCTTTTAATCGAGGCGGTTACCTGTAAAATGTCGCGCAAGCAAGGCATGATTATTGCCGTTATTGCTATTTTGGTGTTCGGAGATACCGGATACACCGCCTATTTCAACTCTTTTTACAGTGAAAGTGTCGTCATGATCATGATGATCTTCGTTTTCGCCTCCTGGCTGCTGCTCTACCGCAAAAGATACAACGACTATGCTCTTCTCGGCCTGTTCGTCCTCAGCAGCATCATTTTGACGACCTCGAAGCAGCAGAATGCCCCGGTGGGGATGATTATTGCTGTGCTCGGAATATCGCTCGTCTGGATCCGGCGGGACCGTCTGTTCCGCAGCCTGACACTTGTCTCCATGGCGCTGCTGATGTTGGCCGGAATAGCTACCTACCTGAACATCTCCAAAGAATTTGTGAATATCAACCAATATCATGCCATGACCCGCGGGGTGCTGAAGGAATCCTCCAATCCGGAAACAACGCTGAAATCATTCGGAATCGATGAGCAGTACGCCATTCTGAAGGGCAGCATCTATTATGAGCAATATGGGACGGTGGATGTGAATTCGCCAATGCTGGAAAAGGATTTCTACAGCCGCTACGGGTTTGGCTCTATCCTCAAATACTATGCGACGAATCCCGGCCAGCTTGGTTCCATTCTGAATGTGGCGGCCCGCAGCGCTTTTTCGATCAAGCCTGCGGCGATGGGCAATTATGAAGAGTCGGAAGGCAAGGCTTTCCGGGCCCAGAGCCACTTTTTTACGGCCTACAGCCTGCTTAAGCAAAAGCTTGCGCCCAAAACCTTCGGCTTCATCCTGCTCTGGATGGCGCTGGTTATTGGCCTCTATATGCCTTCCTGCGTGAAGGCCGTCAAAGCCCGGAATATGCGGGCCTTCCAGCGGATGGTGCTGATTCTGGCCAGCATGGGGGTCGGCCTGTCGGGGATTTTCGTCTCGATTATCGGAGCGGGGGACGCCGACATTTCGAAGCATGAATTCCTGTTCACTTTATGCTTCGATTTGGTCACCTTCATGCTGGCGGCTGATGTGATTGGCCGCAGGGTGTCGGCCGGCCGGCATCCTGCGGCCCGCAAGGCAGGGCAATATCCTGAGGTGCAGAAGGGTGTGAGCGCTTGA